One window of Dysidea avara chromosome 11, odDysAvar1.4, whole genome shotgun sequence genomic DNA carries:
- the LOC136237926 gene encoding uncharacterized protein, with protein MLKKALPSSLVPLKAEDVTQTDTELGIGTYARVFEIEYCRGHFAAKRLRFSFVKNASQDGIKVFLKKITDECRFQSQCRHPNIVQFIGIYYGDEDMSESGGLRELFRFTKNMPRIPTVVMEKMECTLFELANRDIKNDLDRILSILQDVSRGVYYLHTQDPPLMHGDLNPHNILINTTPSLQAKISHVVAVRDQEHMLGTVEFMPPEVLTALPVYGQKLDVFSYGGVVLFAVTGEWPTPMAKIKHDFRTRNVVLLSEFDRRQQYVEKIRGGAELLKSLVKECLNNDPAIRPNIGDVSKNLEVIQKKLKVGNYPDIEPTMEDLSLEQQLQQNDRKLFQKDQELQQMHRQLELKDQQLQEKNQHLKSKDQLLERIDQLLQEKDIQLQEKDQQLHEKNQQLNKKDQQLNEKDQQLQKNDNQIQHDNQHIVELQRNVEALQKPTWVVSRNDIRVFEDKELGRGAYGVVKESTFHGCSVAVKFLHDMIMSPYYRNLFEREMNMAARCRHPNLIQFIGASNEGQLFIVTELMYTSLRNILQQGQLHSSQIIPISLGVAYGLNYLHHSIPDPILHRDVSSANVLLNPLPNNQWHPKLSDFGSTNFMLDSRTVSAGNVFYAAPEAAQGPYSPAMDVFSFGILTYEMCSKEFPSVKPNPTSMNYVKWDIIESTLIGLIQHCVSDEIEERPTMDDVISRLTV; from the exons ATGTTAAAAAAGGCTTTACCTTCAAGTTTAGTTCCATTGAAAGCTGAGGATGTTACTCAAACTGATACTGAACTTGGAATTGGCACCTATGCGAGGGTTTTCGAAATTGAATATTGCAGAGGACACTTTGCTGCCAAGAGGCTGCGTTTTTCATTTGTTAAGAATGCTAGCCAAGATGGCATTAAGGTGTTTCTGAAGAAGATCACAGATGAATGTCGCTTTCAGAGTCAATGCAGACATCCTAACATTGTTCAATTCATTGGAATATACTATGGTGACGAGGACATGAGCGAAAGTGGGGGTTTGCGTGAGTTGTTTAGATTCACTAAAAACATGCCCCGAATACCTACGGTAGTAATGGAAAAGATGGAATGTACCCTGTTTGAACTTGCTAATCGTGATATTAAAAACGACCTAGACAGGATTTTGTCAATTTTACAAGATGTATCTAGAGGTGTGTATTATCTCCACACACAAGATCCTCCACTAATGCATGGTGATCTTAACCCTCATAACATTCTTATCAACACCACACCCAGCTTGCAGGCTAAAATATCTCATGTTGTAGCCGTGAGAGACCAAGAACATATGCTAGGGACAGTAGAGTTTATGCCACCTGAGGTACTAACTGCTCTTCCAGTTTATGGCCAAAAGTTAGATGTTTTCAGTTATGGAGGGGTTGTACTGTTTGCAGTTACTGGTGAATGGCCTACGCCAATGGCAAAAATAAAGCATGATTTTAGGACAAGAAATGTTGTTCTACTTTCTGAGTTTGATCGACGTCAACAGTACGTTGAAAAAATTAGAGGTGGGGCTGAATTGCTAAAATCTTTGGTAAAAGAATGCTTGAATAATGATCCTGCTATAAGACCCAACATAGGAGATGTGTCCAAAAATCTTGAAGTGATACAAAAGAAACTAAAGGTGGGAAATTATCCAGACATTGAG CCCACAATGGAAGATCTTTCATTGGAGCAACAGCTACAACAAAATGATCGAAAACTGTTTCAAAAAGATCAAGAATTACAACAAATGCATCGGCAGCTAGAATTGAAAGACCAGCAATTGCAAGAAAAAAATCAacatctgaaaagtaaagacCAACTGCTAGAAAGAATAGATCAATTACTTCAGGAAAAAGATATTCAGTTACAGGAAAAAGATCAACAACTGCATGAGAAAAATCAACAACTAAATAAAAAAGATCAACAACTAAATGAAAAGGATCAACAGTTGCAGAAAAATGATAATCAAATACAACATGATAACCAACATATTGTGGAACTGCAAAGAAATGTTGAAGCACTACAAAAACCAACCTGGGTGGTTAGCAGAAAtgatattagagtgtttgaagaTAAGGAGCTGGGAAGGGGTGCATATGGAGTAGTAAAAGAATCAACCTTTCATGGTTGTAGTGTTGCTGTGAAGTTTCTCCATGACATGATTATGTCACCTTACTATCGTAACTTGTTTGAGCGTGAAATGAACATGGCTGCTAGATGTCGACATCCTAATCTAATTCAGTTTATTGGTGCCAGTAATGAGGGACAACTCTTTATTGTCACTGAACTAATGTACACCAGCCTTAGAAATATTTTGCAACAAGGTCAACTCCACAGTAGTCAAATAATCCCCATATCACTGGGTGTGGCTTATGGACTAAACTATCTTCACCATTCCATTCCTGATCCAATACTTCATCGTGACGTCAGCAGTGCCAATGTGCTCCTTAATCCTTTACCCAACAACCAGTGGCATCCCAAACTATCTGATTTTGGCTCTACTAATTTTATGTTAGACAGTCGTACTGTAAGTGCTGGAAATGTATTCTATGCAGCTCCTGAGGCAGCTCAAGGTCCATATAGTCCTGCAATGGATGTGTTCAGTTTTGGAATCCTAACTTATGAAATGTGCTCTAAAGAATTTCCATCTGTAAAACCAAACCCAACAAGCATGAACTATGTCAAATGGGATATCATTGAGTCTACATTGATTGGTCTAATTCAACACTGTGTTTCTGATGAAATTGAGGAGAGACCTACCATGGATGATGTGATTTCTAGACTAACTGTTTAA